One genomic window of Lepeophtheirus salmonis chromosome 5, UVic_Lsal_1.4, whole genome shotgun sequence includes the following:
- the LOC121117874 gene encoding uncharacterized protein translates to MAFLNCVTCVKRKTDEEEEITELDLAHHSLDDVPPTVFALERTLETLILECNNIGTLPVSLFHCHGLKRLSLSDNDLHVLPEALSNLSQLVELNLSKNILSDVPDSIKQCKNLISLDLSVNPLQKIPEGCTQLLNLSELYLNDTFLEFLPANFGRLAKLRILELRENSLNTLPKSLSRLVSLIRLDLGQNDVTNVPEVIGSLRTLKELWLDGNKIKNIPYLIGNLTELVHLDISNNRIESISDSIGNCKKLIDLSASTNELKSLSDSICNCDELITLKVDENALKELPSNIGRLKHLEELFCNQNYLNNIPPSIGLCRKLHTLNADDNDLEYLPKDLGSCVSLRILSVHGNHLTYLPAELGHISNLSVMNITANAIRYLPVSFMKLTKINALWISENQNKPLIQLIQDSDPTSGRRVLTNFLLPQVSKLQSKLNDEDSISENGSFHASVWEEERRKKSTVKWASVNGDSESDKPGNFRREPTPFPKEMRAMAKRVHNLRTKNLLKEAKIKCNDFCNGSSNKTKKVFEDTEDNNEARRILLDLDGGRDSGIVSEEITPDSEDHPSNNSIRKPSDPLPLAPTPSKFNHELEELRTNVHSNKRPPPYHIAAAMSKHASNFIRSNDEVDKKVPYHYENHTVIKRLEKNISSTSHISDESECSSTSPSSLQTVLKRPLGSTEEISTSDIESVKSHANKLRQVSEQLLLLRNGGSSNSSSLRSSFVRIPANNKPNGGSRPCSAAGLPPNILGLPDQFHQQQTSIQQQNGLLSTIEQVSQASDDDEDIKTGFTQGILRPPGTMMPNVFRQHNYENVGNNIKPSPAMKSSENRVHTRTPHFVMADPPLPRKATAISRPSSSVINTH, encoded by the coding sequence ATggcatttttaaattgtgttacttgtgttaaaagaaaaacagatgAGGAGGAGGAAATAACCGAATTGGACCTGGCTCACCATTCCTTGGATGATGTCCCACCAACTGTTTTTGCTCTTGAAAGAACTCTGGAAACTCTTATACTCGAATGTAATAACATCGGAACACTACCTGTCTCACTTTTTCATTGTCATGGATTAAAACGTTTGTCCCTTTCTGACAATGATCTTCATGTTCTACCAGAGGCTCTCTCTAATTTGTCCCAACTAGTTGAACTGAATCTGagtaaaaatatcttatctgATGTACCAGACTCAATTAAACAATGTAAAAATCTCATTTCCTTGGATTTAAGTGTAAATCCTCTTCAAAAAATCCCAGAAGGCTGTACTCAACTATTGAATCTCTCCGAACTTTATTTGAATGACACATTTCTTGAGTTCCTTCCAGCAAACTTTGGAAGATTGgcaaaattaagaattttagaACTAAGAGAAAATTCTCTCAATACACTTCCAAAATCCCTTTCTCGTTTGGTCTCTCTAATTAGACTTGATTTGGGTCAAAACGATGTAACAAATGTACCTGAGGTGATAGGATCCCTTAGAACTCTCAAGGAATTGTGGCTTGATGGgaacaagataaaaaatataccttatttAATTGGAAACTTGACAGAATTGGTGCATCTAGATATATCTAATAATCGTATCGAAAGTATATCTGACTCCATCGGAaactgtaaaaaattaatagatctCTCAGCGTCGACCAATGAGTTAAAATCATTAAGTGATTCAATTTGTAATTGTGATGAGttaattacacttaaagtagaTGAAAATGCCTTAAAGGAACTTCCCTCGAATATTGGTAGACTCAAACATTTGGAAGAACTATTctgtaatcaaaattatttaaacaacatTCCTCCATCTATTGGACTTTGTCGAAAACTTCATACTCTAAATGCTGATGACAACGACTTGGAATATTTGCCCAAAGATCTAGGTTCCTGTGTTAGTTTGAGGATATTAAGTGTTCATGGGAATCATTTGACCTATCTTCCAGCAGAATTGGGCCATATTTCGAATCTCTCCGTCATGAATATAACTGCTAACGCAATTCGTTATTTGCCAGTATCTTTCATgaaattgaccaaaataaatGCACTTTGGATTTCGGAAAATCAAAACAAGCCCTTAATACAATTGATCCAAGATTCAGATCCCACCTCTGGCAGACGAGTTTTAACcaattttcttcttcctcaAGTTTCCAAATTACAATCCAAACTCAATGATGAAGATAGTATCTCCGAAAATGGTTCATTTCATGCTTCGGTATGGGAAGAAGAACGACGAAAAAAATCGACAGTGAAGTGGGCAAGTGTGAATGGAGATTCAGAATCAGACAAACCTGGTAATTTTAGGCGAGAACCAACTCCATTCCCTAAGGAAATGCGAGCTATGGCTAAGAGGGTACACAATCTTCGAACCAAAAATCTTCTCAAAGAAGCAAAAATTAAGTGCAATGATTTCTGCAATGGAAGTTCAAATAAAACTAAGAAAGTATTTGAAGATACAGAAGATAATAATGAGGCTAGGCGTATTCTTTTAGACCTAGACGGAGGGCGTGATTCGGGTATAGTAAGTGAAGAAATAACTCCTGATTCTGAAGATCATCCAAGTAATAATAGTATTAGAAAACCATCCGATCCGTTACCCCTAGCACCGACTCCAAGCAAATTCAATCATGAACTAGAAGAATTGCGAACTAACGTACATTCCAACAAACGTCCGCCACCATATCACATTGCAGCTGCAATGTCTAAACATGCATCCAACTTCATTCGATCTAATGATGAAGTTGACAAAAAAGTTCCTTATCACTATGAAAATCATACTGTAATTAAACGACTAGAGAAAAACATATCTTCAACATCTCACATTTCTGATGAATCTGAATGTTCATCTACTTCCCCCTCTAGTTTACAAACAGTTTTAAAGAGGCCTTTAGGAAGCACAGAAGAGATTTCAACATCAGATATTGAGAGTGTAAAAAGTCATGCCAATAAATTGAGACAAGTTTCTGAACAGTTATTGCTACTTAGAAATGGGGGTTCCTCAAACTCATCGTCATTGAGATCAAGCTTTGTTCGTATTCCGGcaaataataaaccaaatgGTGGAAGTCGGCCCTGTTCGGCAGCTGGACTACCACCTAATATTTTAGGTCTACCTGATCAATTTCATCAACAACAAACAAGTATTCAACAACAAAATGGACTTTTATCCACTATCGAACAGGTTTCACAAGCTTCAGATGACGATGAGGACATAAAGACAGGGTTCACACAAGGTATCTTGAGACCACCTGGAACCATGATGCCTAATGTATTTCGACAGCATAACTATGAAAATGTTGGTAACAACATTAAACCTTCTCCTGCCATGAAATCGTCTGAAAATAGAGTGCACACACGAACTCCTCATTTCGTTATGGCGGATCCTCCTCTTCCTCGTAAAGCGACTGCTATTTCTAGGCCTTCATCTTCTGTGATAAATAcgcactaa
- the LOC121118047 gene encoding transmembrane protein 185A translates to MPLSWNHGSGSGGGHMNFRSLFQDFNASKFVVFSCLLNFSILFALKADGGLQSFSWWSVFIPLWIWKGMAILGACVGSYVWWLRPQGRLNAEEYLQYKAMLISLATHLLLLMFELLAADNLTSRRHLWILVFVPLVFVSLVSIPISIWSLRNDRSFELELFCAVNILQFIFLALKLDRLILWPWEFIFIPLWIVLCISLAGVLYTIIFAGILLRMPEFNNEQRRTSTNLALCYSFMVIPMIVFLVLLTNKLDGTIRVSYFAAFSPLFLTFLTLLITSFGSKGGNQYWFGLRKPPCSFLFGICPCLQLFGNISYSLHNDNVNTQSSNSQEEDTSNSDISDDAVMPNCDMKRKTDAAVVPCHTLDMPD, encoded by the exons ATGCCTCTATCTTGGAATCATGGGAGTGGGTCCGGTGGAGGACACATGAATTTTAGGAGTTTATTTCAAGACTTCAATGCATCGAAATTTGTCGTTTTCTCCTGCCTCTTGAATTTTTCCATACTCTTTGCCCTCAAAGCTGATGGAGGTCTTCAGTCTTTCTCGTGGTGGAGTGTTTTCATTCCTCTTTGGATATGGAAAGGAATGGCCATACTTGGAGCATGTGTTGGTTCATATGTTTGGTGGTTGAGACCTCAGGGAAGGTTAAATGCTGAAGAATATCTTCAATACAAAGCTATGCTAATCTCTTTAGCTACTCATCTTCTACTCCTCATGTTTGAACTTCTTGCTGCAGATAATCTAACATCTCGAAGACACCTTTGGATCCTTGTTTTTGTTCCTTTAGTTTTTGTCAGTCTCGTTTCCATCCCTATCTCTATTTGGAGTCTCCGCAATGATCGTTCTTTCGAGCTAGAACTCTTTTGTGCTGTCAATATTCtacagtttatatttttagcacTAAAATTAGACAG GCTCATCTTATGGCCATGGGAGTTTATATTTATACCCCTCTGGATTGTTCTCTGTATATCTCTTGCTGGCGTTCTTTATACAATCATATTTGCTGGAATACTTTTAAGAATGCCTGAATTTAATAATGAACAGAGAAGAACATCAACTAACTTAGCTTTAT gTTACAGTTTTATGGTCATCCCAATGATAGTATTTTTAGTCTTGTTGACAAATAAGTTGGATGGAACTATTCGTGTCTCATATTTTGCAGCATTCTCTCCACTATTCTTAACATTTCTTACTCTCTTAATCACTTCATTTGGATCTAAAGGAG GTAATCAATATTGGTTCGGACTTCGTAAGCCTCCTTGCAGTTTTCTATTTGGTATATGCCCCTGCTTAcaactttttggaaatatatcCTATAGTCTTCATAATGATAATGTAAATACTCAATCATCAAATTCACAAGAAGAGGATACAAGTAACTCAGATATCTCAGATGATGCCGTTATGCCTAATTGcgatatgaaaagaaaaacagatgCTGCGGTTGTACCTTGCCACACTCTTGATATGCCAGACTAA
- the LOC121118980 gene encoding copine-8 — protein sequence MSFQPGTSSKDTGTLIQITISGRNLRDMDVFSKSDPLCLVYIQPFGSREWVNIARTETIYNDLNPNFTTKVEIMYFFEQRQILNFRVYDEDSGSTNLEDQDFIGEGSASLASIVSSPTGYKVSLINHTGVNGGSLVLRSEELVSCKDEVLLNLIGEKLDKKDFFGSSDPFLEFHRSSEDGTFDIVHRTEYISRNRNPSWKEFRIRKRLLCNADEDRNILVKCFDHNKNGKHSLIGQFNTTLRQLLKPAISGEQTFELIHPKKVKKIKYKNSGVIHLMNSKTIKVHSFLDYIRGGTELACTFSIDFTGSNGDPSQIESLHYVDPTNYPNAYETALRSVGEIIEEYDSDKLFPVLGFGARLPPDGRVSHLFFVNGDGNNPYCHGIEGVVASYKSCIRRIQLFGPTNFAPSIEHIAAYAKNFRDGSQYFILLIITDGVITDMPQTKRAIINASNLPLSIIIIGVGDANFDSMEELDGDDERLNDGRVFASRDIVQFVPLNKFLRTSHGNHYQVRQELAKEVLSEIPQQFLSFMSSNNVVPKPRNEQIVLPTDPELATEIA from the exons ATGTCTTTTCAACCAGGAACTTCCTCGAAGGATACGGGAACGTTGATACAGATTACTATAAGCGGAAG AAATTTGCGAGATATGGATGTTTTTTCAAAGTCTGATCCATTGTGTTTAGTTTATATTCAACCTTTTGGGTCAAGGGAATGGGTTAATATTGCTAGAACAGAGACGATATACAATGATCTCAATCCAAATTTCACtacaaaagttgaaataatgtatttctttgAGCAAAGGCAGATATTGAACTTTAGAGTTTATGATGAAGACAGCGGCAGTACCAATCTAGAAGACCAGGATTTCATTGGAGAAGGAAGTGCTTCATTAGCTTCAATAGTTTCATCTCCAACAGGATATAAAGTATCTTTAATAAATCATACAGGTGTAAACGGTGGATCCCTTGTGCTTCGATCAGAAGAATTAGTGTCTTGTAAGGATGAAGTATTGCTTAATTTAATTGGGgaaaaattggacaaaaaagACTTTTTTGGAAGTTCTGACCCCTTTTTAGAGTTTCATAGATCATCTGAAGATGGTACCTTTGATATTGTTCATCGAACTGAGTATATAAGTCGAAATAGGAACCCTTCGTGGAAAGAATTTAGAATTCGCAAACGGCTTTTATGTAACGCTGATGAAGATAGGAATATCTTAGTCAAGTGCTTTGATCATAATAAGAATGGAAAGCATTCACTAATTGGACAATTCAACACTACCCTCAGACAATTATTGAAGCCAGCTATCTCTGGAGAACAAACATTTGAGTTGATACATCCTAAAAAA gtcaaaaaaattaagtataaaaactCAGGAGTGATCCACTTAATGAATTCCAAAACGATAAAAGTACATTCGTTCTTGGATTACATAAGAG gaggaaCTGAGCTTGCATGTACTTTTTCTATCGACTTCACTGGTTCAAATGGAGATCCATCACAAATTGAGTCACTTCATTATGTTGATCCAACTAATTATCCAAATGCCTACGAAACAGCTCTTAGATCTGTTGGTGAAATCATTGAAGAATATGATTCTGATAAATTATTCCCAGTTCTAGGATTTGGGGCTCGCCTTCCTCCAGATGGACGAGTATcgcatttattttttgtaaacggAGATGGGAATAACCCTTATTGTCATGGAATTGAAG GTGTTGTTGCTTCCTACAAATCTTGTATTAGACGAATTCAGCTTTTTGGCCCCACAAATTTTGCTCCATCAATAGAACATATTGCTGCTTATGCAAAAAACTTCCGAGATGGatctcaatattttattctcttgATTATTACTGATGGTGTCATAACGGATATGCCGCAAACGAAGagg gcGATCATTAATGCATCAAATTTACCattgtcaataataataattggagTTGGAGATGCAAATTTTGATAGCATGGAAGAATTGGATGGTGATGACGAGCGTTTAAATGACGGAAGAGTGTTTGCCTCTCGAGATATTGTTCAATTTGTTcctcttaataaatttttgaggaCCTCGCATGGTAATCATTATCAAGTACGACAGGAATTGGCGAAGGAAGTTTTATCTGAAATCCCTCAGCAATTTTTAAGCTTTATGAGCTCAAATAATGTAGTTCCAAAACCACGCAATGAACAAATAGTACTACCAACGGATCCAGAACTGGCAACAGAAATAgcataa